A part of Streptomyces sp. NBC_01210 genomic DNA contains:
- a CDS encoding sugar transferase: MPAKRAVDLTGSLILLLLLSPLLLAVAAAVALTSPGPVLARQNRTGLGGRTFAMLTFRTRRAGTRCSTPVGRSLRDHFLDELPQLINVVRGEMSLVGPRPLPPERSEPATRAGRARLGVRPGITGLWQISGRSELPWEEMAVLDLHYMEEYWLGLDLLILARTLPAVFAGRPPVRPRRARPVRLA; encoded by the coding sequence ATGCCTGCAAAGCGAGCCGTCGACCTGACGGGCAGTCTGATCCTGCTGCTGCTCCTGTCCCCGCTCCTGCTCGCGGTCGCCGCGGCGGTCGCGCTCACCTCTCCGGGACCCGTCCTGGCGCGCCAGAACCGGACCGGCCTCGGCGGTCGCACCTTTGCGATGCTGACGTTCCGCACACGGCGGGCCGGCACCCGCTGCAGCACACCCGTCGGACGGTCGCTGCGCGACCATTTCCTCGACGAACTGCCCCAGCTGATCAATGTGGTGCGCGGCGAGATGTCCCTCGTCGGCCCACGGCCGCTGCCACCGGAGAGGTCCGAGCCCGCCACAAGAGCGGGCCGCGCCCGTCTCGGCGTACGCCCCGGCATCACCGGCCTCTGGCAGATCAGCGGGCGCTCCGAACTCCCCTGGGAGGAGATGGCCGTGCTCGATCTGCACTACATGGAGGAGTATTGGCTGGGACTGGACCTACTGATCCTGGCCCGGACCCTCCCGGCCGTCTTCGCCGGGCGCCCCCCGGTCCGTCCCCGCCGGGCCCGCCCGGTCAGGCTTGCCTGA